From a single Bacillus pseudomycoides DSM 12442 genomic region:
- a CDS encoding sporulation initiation phosphotransferase B translates to MNKKWTIIDALSHSRHDWLNRMQMIKGNLSLGRVEEIHGLIDRFVQEARQESNLMGLSMPLFSEWILTYNWKQQPCLLEYEVLGKLHNLSHYDEEVCTWTNEFFSMLQHSLDVYVENYVCITIECDAENARFFFDFRGKLTNVEELQTWLTNQNNESYFISYTVRDDEISVILQPIEKSVVK, encoded by the coding sequence ATGAATAAAAAATGGACAATTATAGATGCGTTGAGCCATTCTAGGCATGATTGGCTCAATCGTATGCAGATGATTAAAGGAAACCTCTCCCTTGGAAGAGTGGAAGAGATTCATGGGCTCATCGATCGTTTTGTCCAAGAAGCGAGACAAGAATCCAATCTGATGGGGCTATCGATGCCTTTATTTTCAGAATGGATTTTAACATATAATTGGAAACAGCAGCCGTGCTTATTGGAGTACGAAGTATTAGGGAAATTACATAACTTATCTCATTACGATGAAGAAGTGTGTACGTGGACGAATGAATTTTTCTCAATGCTTCAGCATAGTTTAGACGTTTATGTTGAAAATTATGTTTGTATCACAATTGAATGTGACGCGGAGAATGCTCGTTTCTTTTTTGATTTTCGTGGCAAGCTAACGAATGTAGAAGAACTACAAACGTGGCTTACAAACCAAAACAATGAATCGTATTTCATTTCTTATACAGTGCGAGATGATGAAATCTCGGTTATATTACAACCAATCGAA
- the rpmA gene encoding 50S ribosomal protein L27 gives MLRLDLQFFASKKGVGSTKNGRDSQSKRLGAKRADGQTVSGGSILYRQRGTKIYPGVNVGRGGDDTLYAKVDGVVRFERLGRDRKQVSVYPVAQEA, from the coding sequence ATGTTAAGATTAGATCTTCAGTTTTTCGCATCTAAGAAAGGTGTAGGTAGTACAAAGAACGGTCGTGACTCTCAGTCAAAACGTCTTGGTGCTAAACGCGCAGATGGTCAAACGGTTTCAGGTGGTTCAATTCTTTACCGTCAACGCGGTACAAAAATTTATCCAGGTGTTAACGTTGGTCGTGGTGGCGATGACACTTTATACGCGAAAGTTGACGGCGTAGTACGCTTCGAGCGTCTTGGCCGTGACCGCAAACAAGTGAGCGTATATCCTGTTGCTCAAGAAGCATAA
- a CDS encoding ribosomal-processing cysteine protease Prp, which produces MIKITISRTKLGSIQSFKMTGHADYAPHGQDLVCAGTTAVVFGSINAVEVLCNVQATIELGSDGGFLTYELPNDLDAHTAEKAQTLLEGLVVSLKTIELDYGKYIRLIEKMQEV; this is translated from the coding sequence ATGATTAAAATTACGATAAGTCGCACGAAATTAGGAAGTATCCAATCATTTAAAATGACTGGGCATGCCGATTATGCACCACATGGACAAGACCTTGTCTGTGCTGGAACAACTGCGGTCGTGTTTGGATCTATAAATGCAGTGGAAGTACTTTGTAATGTGCAAGCAACTATTGAGCTCGGAAGTGATGGTGGATTCTTAACGTATGAGTTGCCTAATGATTTAGATGCTCATACAGCAGAGAAAGCTCAAACGCTTTTAGAAGGATTGGTTGTTTCGCTTAAGACGATTGAACTTGATTACGGAAAGTATATCCGTTTAATAGAAAAAATGCAGGAGGTGTAA
- the rplU gene encoding 50S ribosomal protein L21 gives MYAIIETGGKQIKVEAGQEIYIEKLDAEAGETVTFDKVLFVGGENVKVGSPVVEGATVTAKVEKQGRAKKIIVFKYKAKKNNRKKQGHRQPYTKLVIEAINA, from the coding sequence ATGTACGCAATTATCGAAACAGGTGGAAAACAAATTAAAGTTGAAGCTGGTCAAGAAATCTACATTGAAAAATTAGATGCTGAAGCTGGTGAAACTGTTACTTTTGACAAAGTTCTTTTCGTTGGTGGCGAAAACGTGAAAGTTGGTAGCCCAGTTGTAGAAGGTGCAACAGTTACTGCGAAAGTTGAAAAACAAGGTCGCGCTAAGAAAATCATCGTTTTCAAATACAAAGCGAAAAAGAACAATCGTAAGAAACAAGGTCATCGTCAACCTTACACTAAGCTAGTGATTGAAGCAATCAACGCTTAA